In a single window of the Balaenoptera acutorostrata chromosome 3, mBalAcu1.1, whole genome shotgun sequence genome:
- the ZNF774 gene encoding zinc finger protein 774 isoform X1: MDGGDFSSQKLKSQWQEDGGGIFRLLAVLSRVPPVSPQPCHESQSGSGRDCHGVAGRVRLGGGGLSLRAPSRAGPRGGTDDVAGDFRDEWVTWTLLRESSSGIPPSTIRRMGSQRLRTLRLKVKWQRISRPSAISQLEQKEEPWVLPLQNFEARKILRESHTDFKNQVVKLNQDISETAEQCGTSSERANRDISHTPRWGGNWERGLELEGQHGTLLAEGQQEPFSQEKELNKLLEGYIGKKPVCAECGKSFNQSSYLIRHLRTHTGERPYKCMECGKGFKQSSDLVTHRRTHTGEKPYQCHGCEKKFSDSSTLIKHQRTHTGERPHECPECGKTFGRKPHLIMHQRTHTGEKPYTCLECHKSFSRSSNFITHQRTHTGVKPYRCNDCGESFSQSSDLIKHQRTHTGERPFKCPECGKGFRDSSHFVAHMSTHSGERPFSCPYCHKSFSQSSHLVTHQRTHTGERPFQCDSCGKGFADSSALIKHQRIHTGERPYKCGECGKSFNQSSHFITHQRIHLGDRPYRCPECGKTFNQRSHFLTHQRTHTGEKPFHCSKCDKSFRQKAHLLCHQNTHLV, encoded by the exons ATGGACGGGGGAGACTTCTCGTCCCAGAAACTGAAAAGCCAATGGCAAGAGGACGGGGGCGGCATTTTCCGGCTGCTGGCTGTCTTGTCCAGAGTCCCACCTGTGTCCCCACAGCCCTGTCACGAATCCCAGTCGGGTTCTGGGCGGGACTGCCACGGCGTTGCGGGCCGGGTGCGGCTCGGCGGTGGAGGACTCTCACTTCGTGCTCCATCCCGGGCTGGGCCCCGGGGCG GAACTGATGATGTGGCTGGGGACTTCAGGGACGAGTGGGTTACCTGGACACTGCTTAGAGAGTCCTCTTCAGGGATACCACCCAGCACAATTAGAAGAATGGGCTCTCAAAGG CTCAGGACCCTGAGACTCAAAGTTAAGTGGCAGAG GATTTCTAGACCAAGTGCAATCTCCCAGCTAGAGCAGAAGGAAGAGCCATGGGTCCTACCACTCCAAAATTTTGAGGCGAGGAAGATCCTGAGGGAAAGTCACACAG ACTTTAAGAATCAGGTGGTAAAACTCAATCAGGACATTTCTGAAACAGCAGAACAATGTGGAACATCCTCAGAAAGGGCCAATAGAGATATTTCTCATACTCCTCGTTGGGGAGGAAACTGGGAGAGGGGTCTTGAATTAGAAGGGCAGCATGGAACCCTTCTAGCAGAGGGCCAGCAGGAGCCCTTTTCACAGGAGAAGGAATTAAATAAGCTCCTGGAAGGATATATAGGAAAGAAGCCGGTGTGTGCAGAATGTGGAAAAAGCTTTAACCAGAGTTCCTATCTCATAAGACACCTAAGAACCCATACCGGTGAGAGACCTTATAAATGCATGGAGTGTGGGAAAGGCTTCAAACAGAGTTCAGACCTTGTCACCCACCGCAGAacacacacaggggagaaacCCTACCAATGCCATGGATGTGAGAAAAAATTCAGCGACAGCTCAACCCTCATCAAACATCAGCGAACCCACACAGGTGAGAGACCCCATGAGTGCCCAGAGTGTGGGAAGACTTTCGGACGGAAGCCACACCTCATAATGCACCAAAGAACCCACACAGGAGAGAAGCCCTACACGTGCCTCGAGTGTCATAAAAGCTTTAGTCGCAGCTCCAATTTCATCACCCACCAGAGGACCCACACGGGAGTGAAGCCTTACAGGTGTAATGACTGTGGGGAGAGTTTCAGCCAGAGCTCGGATTTGATTAAGCACCAGCGAACCCACACAGGAGAACGGCCCTTTAAGTGCCCGGAGTGCGGGAAGGGCTTTAGAGATAGTTCCCATTTTGTGGCTCACATGAGCACTCACTCAGGAGAAAGGCCGTTCAGTTGTCCTTACTGCCACAAAAGTTTCAGTCAGAGCTCGCATCTGGTCACGCACCAGAGGACACACACAGGTGAGAGGCCTTTTCAGTGTGACAGCTGTGGGAAAGGATTTGCCGACAGCTCTGCCCTCATCAAGCATCAACGGATCCACACAGGAGAAAGACCCTATAAGTGTGGCGAGTGTGGGAAGAGCTTCAATCAGAGCTCCCACTTCATTACCCATCAACGAATCCACTTAGGAGACAGACCCTATCGCTGTCCTGAGTGTGGCAAAACCTTCAATCAGCGTTCCCATTTTCTCACACACCAGAGAACACATACAGGGGAAAAACCGTTTCACTGTAGTAAATGTGACAAGAGCTTCCGACAGAAGGCACACCTTTTATGCCATCAGAACACCCATTTGGTCTAG
- the ZNF774 gene encoding zinc finger protein 774 isoform X2, with amino-acid sequence MMWLGTSGTSGLPGHCLESPLQGYHPAQLEEWALKGISRPSAISQLEQKEEPWVLPLQNFEARKILRESHTDFKNQVVKLNQDISETAEQCGTSSERANRDISHTPRWGGNWERGLELEGQHGTLLAEGQQEPFSQEKELNKLLEGYIGKKPVCAECGKSFNQSSYLIRHLRTHTGERPYKCMECGKGFKQSSDLVTHRRTHTGEKPYQCHGCEKKFSDSSTLIKHQRTHTGERPHECPECGKTFGRKPHLIMHQRTHTGEKPYTCLECHKSFSRSSNFITHQRTHTGVKPYRCNDCGESFSQSSDLIKHQRTHTGERPFKCPECGKGFRDSSHFVAHMSTHSGERPFSCPYCHKSFSQSSHLVTHQRTHTGERPFQCDSCGKGFADSSALIKHQRIHTGERPYKCGECGKSFNQSSHFITHQRIHLGDRPYRCPECGKTFNQRSHFLTHQRTHTGEKPFHCSKCDKSFRQKAHLLCHQNTHLV; translated from the exons ATGATGTGGCTGGGGACTTCAGGGACGAGTGGGTTACCTGGACACTGCTTAGAGAGTCCTCTTCAGGGATACCACCCAGCACAATTAGAAGAATGGGCTCTCAAAGG GATTTCTAGACCAAGTGCAATCTCCCAGCTAGAGCAGAAGGAAGAGCCATGGGTCCTACCACTCCAAAATTTTGAGGCGAGGAAGATCCTGAGGGAAAGTCACACAG ACTTTAAGAATCAGGTGGTAAAACTCAATCAGGACATTTCTGAAACAGCAGAACAATGTGGAACATCCTCAGAAAGGGCCAATAGAGATATTTCTCATACTCCTCGTTGGGGAGGAAACTGGGAGAGGGGTCTTGAATTAGAAGGGCAGCATGGAACCCTTCTAGCAGAGGGCCAGCAGGAGCCCTTTTCACAGGAGAAGGAATTAAATAAGCTCCTGGAAGGATATATAGGAAAGAAGCCGGTGTGTGCAGAATGTGGAAAAAGCTTTAACCAGAGTTCCTATCTCATAAGACACCTAAGAACCCATACCGGTGAGAGACCTTATAAATGCATGGAGTGTGGGAAAGGCTTCAAACAGAGTTCAGACCTTGTCACCCACCGCAGAacacacacaggggagaaacCCTACCAATGCCATGGATGTGAGAAAAAATTCAGCGACAGCTCAACCCTCATCAAACATCAGCGAACCCACACAGGTGAGAGACCCCATGAGTGCCCAGAGTGTGGGAAGACTTTCGGACGGAAGCCACACCTCATAATGCACCAAAGAACCCACACAGGAGAGAAGCCCTACACGTGCCTCGAGTGTCATAAAAGCTTTAGTCGCAGCTCCAATTTCATCACCCACCAGAGGACCCACACGGGAGTGAAGCCTTACAGGTGTAATGACTGTGGGGAGAGTTTCAGCCAGAGCTCGGATTTGATTAAGCACCAGCGAACCCACACAGGAGAACGGCCCTTTAAGTGCCCGGAGTGCGGGAAGGGCTTTAGAGATAGTTCCCATTTTGTGGCTCACATGAGCACTCACTCAGGAGAAAGGCCGTTCAGTTGTCCTTACTGCCACAAAAGTTTCAGTCAGAGCTCGCATCTGGTCACGCACCAGAGGACACACACAGGTGAGAGGCCTTTTCAGTGTGACAGCTGTGGGAAAGGATTTGCCGACAGCTCTGCCCTCATCAAGCATCAACGGATCCACACAGGAGAAAGACCCTATAAGTGTGGCGAGTGTGGGAAGAGCTTCAATCAGAGCTCCCACTTCATTACCCATCAACGAATCCACTTAGGAGACAGACCCTATCGCTGTCCTGAGTGTGGCAAAACCTTCAATCAGCGTTCCCATTTTCTCACACACCAGAGAACACATACAGGGGAAAAACCGTTTCACTGTAGTAAATGTGACAAGAGCTTCCGACAGAAGGCACACCTTTTATGCCATCAGAACACCCATTTGGTCTAG
- the ZNF774 gene encoding zinc finger protein 774 isoform X3 — MGSQRLRTLRLKVKWQRISRPSAISQLEQKEEPWVLPLQNFEARKILRESHTDFKNQVVKLNQDISETAEQCGTSSERANRDISHTPRWGGNWERGLELEGQHGTLLAEGQQEPFSQEKELNKLLEGYIGKKPVCAECGKSFNQSSYLIRHLRTHTGERPYKCMECGKGFKQSSDLVTHRRTHTGEKPYQCHGCEKKFSDSSTLIKHQRTHTGERPHECPECGKTFGRKPHLIMHQRTHTGEKPYTCLECHKSFSRSSNFITHQRTHTGVKPYRCNDCGESFSQSSDLIKHQRTHTGERPFKCPECGKGFRDSSHFVAHMSTHSGERPFSCPYCHKSFSQSSHLVTHQRTHTGERPFQCDSCGKGFADSSALIKHQRIHTGERPYKCGECGKSFNQSSHFITHQRIHLGDRPYRCPECGKTFNQRSHFLTHQRTHTGEKPFHCSKCDKSFRQKAHLLCHQNTHLV, encoded by the exons ATGGGCTCTCAAAGG CTCAGGACCCTGAGACTCAAAGTTAAGTGGCAGAG GATTTCTAGACCAAGTGCAATCTCCCAGCTAGAGCAGAAGGAAGAGCCATGGGTCCTACCACTCCAAAATTTTGAGGCGAGGAAGATCCTGAGGGAAAGTCACACAG ACTTTAAGAATCAGGTGGTAAAACTCAATCAGGACATTTCTGAAACAGCAGAACAATGTGGAACATCCTCAGAAAGGGCCAATAGAGATATTTCTCATACTCCTCGTTGGGGAGGAAACTGGGAGAGGGGTCTTGAATTAGAAGGGCAGCATGGAACCCTTCTAGCAGAGGGCCAGCAGGAGCCCTTTTCACAGGAGAAGGAATTAAATAAGCTCCTGGAAGGATATATAGGAAAGAAGCCGGTGTGTGCAGAATGTGGAAAAAGCTTTAACCAGAGTTCCTATCTCATAAGACACCTAAGAACCCATACCGGTGAGAGACCTTATAAATGCATGGAGTGTGGGAAAGGCTTCAAACAGAGTTCAGACCTTGTCACCCACCGCAGAacacacacaggggagaaacCCTACCAATGCCATGGATGTGAGAAAAAATTCAGCGACAGCTCAACCCTCATCAAACATCAGCGAACCCACACAGGTGAGAGACCCCATGAGTGCCCAGAGTGTGGGAAGACTTTCGGACGGAAGCCACACCTCATAATGCACCAAAGAACCCACACAGGAGAGAAGCCCTACACGTGCCTCGAGTGTCATAAAAGCTTTAGTCGCAGCTCCAATTTCATCACCCACCAGAGGACCCACACGGGAGTGAAGCCTTACAGGTGTAATGACTGTGGGGAGAGTTTCAGCCAGAGCTCGGATTTGATTAAGCACCAGCGAACCCACACAGGAGAACGGCCCTTTAAGTGCCCGGAGTGCGGGAAGGGCTTTAGAGATAGTTCCCATTTTGTGGCTCACATGAGCACTCACTCAGGAGAAAGGCCGTTCAGTTGTCCTTACTGCCACAAAAGTTTCAGTCAGAGCTCGCATCTGGTCACGCACCAGAGGACACACACAGGTGAGAGGCCTTTTCAGTGTGACAGCTGTGGGAAAGGATTTGCCGACAGCTCTGCCCTCATCAAGCATCAACGGATCCACACAGGAGAAAGACCCTATAAGTGTGGCGAGTGTGGGAAGAGCTTCAATCAGAGCTCCCACTTCATTACCCATCAACGAATCCACTTAGGAGACAGACCCTATCGCTGTCCTGAGTGTGGCAAAACCTTCAATCAGCGTTCCCATTTTCTCACACACCAGAGAACACATACAGGGGAAAAACCGTTTCACTGTAGTAAATGTGACAAGAGCTTCCGACAGAAGGCACACCTTTTATGCCATCAGAACACCCATTTGGTCTAG